One window of Mesotoga sp. Brook.08.105.5.1 genomic DNA carries:
- a CDS encoding ABC transporter substrate-binding protein produces the protein MRRFSLAILILVFVSSSFTAVLKVRETGDEFTYAEVAGGTIYLPVDTTFSFLPGFELSEGDFWVTFAIQDPLFRLASGDELSPSLVEKFEWRGSNTQLFIELRRDIFWYDGTPITTADIEYSVRAWRNTDSSPLFQTLNDPRYEGLTIIDSKSVVFSFTSAYPEFINSLRTGILAKHVYQDKLGIAPENLKTSHEMDKPPLEASSGPFLLDQKSVKGNIVLKRNPNWHGESGDDLFPLVFDNWPEKSLLDEIRLVEVAEPSDRIDMFERGELHLLFNGPEENEALIRLSSSETFTSGSFPDGTYHVVLINHRNELLAEKAVRQAMKMSLNYESLLEAIPNSMKTFIPIDPRTALFKTLEAQIVDLPYDPKRAKSLLANSGYPNGITLKIKIYHGVETKLLEELRRSWDRIGVKLEVEKLDWGTLLRDINGANYELAYLRVQAFEYPEIAPWTNEYEHDLSTGWEVGYLNQQIFRILRRAAIEPDWASRTPYYLGAYRIWTNDVPVLILAHSLSYVFWNSELEGPVPGRGELYENLAEWFLKR, from the coding sequence GTGAGAAGATTTAGTCTGGCTATTCTCATACTCGTGTTCGTTTCAAGTTCTTTCACAGCGGTTCTGAAAGTAAGAGAGACAGGTGATGAGTTCACTTACGCTGAGGTTGCCGGGGGTACGATCTACCTCCCAGTGGATACTACTTTCAGCTTCTTGCCGGGGTTTGAGCTTTCAGAAGGGGATTTTTGGGTAACGTTTGCGATTCAGGATCCGCTATTCAGATTGGCAAGCGGTGACGAGTTGAGCCCCTCTCTCGTAGAGAAGTTCGAATGGAGAGGCTCGAACACGCAACTGTTTATCGAGTTGAGGAGAGACATTTTCTGGTATGACGGCACTCCTATAACCACTGCAGACATAGAGTATTCGGTTAGAGCGTGGCGCAATACGGATAGTTCTCCGTTATTTCAAACACTTAACGATCCTAGATATGAAGGGCTGACGATAATAGACAGCAAATCGGTGGTTTTCAGTTTCACTTCGGCATATCCGGAATTCATAAACTCCCTGAGGACGGGGATTCTTGCAAAACATGTTTATCAAGACAAGCTAGGAATTGCCCCCGAAAACCTCAAGACAAGTCATGAGATGGACAAACCTCCTCTAGAAGCATCTTCGGGTCCGTTTCTTCTTGATCAGAAGAGTGTGAAGGGCAACATTGTTCTCAAGAGGAATCCGAACTGGCACGGAGAATCTGGCGACGACCTGTTCCCTCTCGTTTTCGATAATTGGCCTGAAAAGAGTCTCCTTGATGAGATCAGGCTTGTCGAGGTGGCGGAACCTTCAGACAGGATCGATATGTTCGAAAGGGGTGAGCTCCATCTGCTTTTCAACGGACCTGAGGAGAACGAAGCACTTATAAGGTTATCTTCATCAGAAACCTTCACTTCGGGAAGCTTTCCGGACGGTACTTATCATGTTGTTTTGATAAACCACAGGAACGAATTGCTTGCGGAGAAGGCGGTAAGACAGGCCATGAAGATGTCTCTAAACTATGAATCGCTTCTCGAAGCTATTCCGAATTCCATGAAGACGTTCATTCCTATCGATCCAAGAACAGCACTCTTCAAGACACTGGAGGCTCAGATAGTGGATCTCCCATACGATCCGAAAAGGGCGAAGAGTCTTCTTGCAAATTCTGGCTATCCTAATGGCATTACTTTGAAGATTAAGATCTATCATGGAGTTGAGACGAAATTGCTTGAGGAACTAAGAAGAAGCTGGGATAGAATAGGGGTGAAGCTTGAAGTCGAAAAGCTTGATTGGGGCACCCTTCTTCGCGACATCAACGGTGCGAATTACGAGCTGGCCTACCTTCGAGTTCAGGCTTTCGAGTACCCTGAAATTGCTCCCTGGACCAATGAATACGAACATGATTTGAGTACGGGATGGGAAGTCGGTTATCTGAACCAGCAGATTTTTAGGATTTTGAGAAGAGCCGCTATAGAACCTGATTGGGCAAGTCGGACTCCTTATTATCTGGGTGCATACAGGATCTGGACAAATGATGTTCCGGTGTTGATTCTGGCCCACAGTCTTTCTTATGTGTTCTGGAACAGTGAGCTTGAAGGTCCCGTTCCAGGGAGAGGAGAGCTGTACGAGAATCTCGCCGAGTGGTTTTTGAAAAGGTGA
- a CDS encoding bifunctional 4-hydroxy-2-oxoglutarate aldolase/2-dehydro-3-deoxy-phosphogluconate aldolase: MKNIILQEKIMAVIRSDSVDRCVEIGRSCFKGGIKILEITFTVPDAPKAISILSEEIKGAYVGAGTVITDEQFNIAVKSGAEYVVSPHLSEELAIRSRALETLYLPGIMTPTEYVKATGLGCSMVKVFPGDVLSPSFVKSLKGPFPDALCVVSGGVSLDNIDKWFKAGTAAVGIGSDLTKGTPEEIEERARQYVAKVKSFFG; the protein is encoded by the coding sequence GTGAAGAATATCATTCTGCAAGAGAAGATAATGGCTGTTATAAGAAGCGATAGTGTCGATAGATGTGTAGAGATAGGGAGGAGCTGCTTTAAAGGTGGCATAAAGATCCTCGAGATAACATTCACGGTTCCAGACGCACCGAAGGCTATATCGATTCTCTCTGAAGAGATAAAGGGGGCTTACGTTGGAGCTGGAACGGTTATCACTGACGAACAGTTTAACATAGCGGTTAAGAGCGGCGCAGAATACGTGGTAAGTCCCCACTTGTCCGAAGAGCTTGCAATACGGTCAAGGGCTCTCGAGACGCTTTACCTTCCGGGGATAATGACGCCTACTGAGTATGTCAAGGCCACAGGGCTCGGCTGTTCTATGGTTAAAGTCTTTCCTGGCGACGTTCTTTCCCCATCTTTTGTCAAATCTCTGAAAGGACCGTTCCCCGACGCTCTCTGCGTAGTGTCCGGAGGGGTCAGTCTAGACAATATCGACAAATGGTTTAAGGCAGGCACCGCCGCTGTTGGTATAGGATCCGATCTGACTAAGGGGACTCCGGAAGAGATAGAGGAGAGGGCAAGACAGTACGTCGCCAAAGTCAAGAGTTTCTTTGGATAA
- a CDS encoding dihydroorotate dehydrogenase: MKCNLRANLGRIGILRTPIIISSGTFGLSKPYFDLLESEYVGAVVTKTITLNPKAGNAQLRILEGPSSMINSVGLENPGVLSFIEDYKDGYGKLEIPVIVSISGNSVSEFVEIADRLNDIDGATAIELNLSCPNVDSEGLSFGSSPERIGNVVSECSKTSKYPLIAKLSPFQSIDASFARSAEKAGASAISLINTVPAMKIDINRFRSALGALSGGMSGPAIKPIAIKMIYEISREANLPLIGMGGISSGEDAVEFIMAGAGAISIGTMNMVNPGLPKSIVEFIETFMKIHSLSGIHEITQRFIQRNS; this comes from the coding sequence ATGAAATGTAATCTGAGAGCAAATCTTGGACGTATAGGCATTTTGCGTACTCCCATAATCATTTCTTCAGGGACCTTTGGACTGTCCAAACCGTATTTTGACCTTCTGGAATCTGAATATGTCGGAGCGGTGGTAACAAAGACGATCACTTTGAACCCGAAGGCGGGTAACGCTCAGCTGAGAATCCTCGAGGGTCCTTCCTCAATGATAAATTCGGTCGGCCTCGAAAACCCCGGCGTTCTCAGTTTTATCGAAGACTACAAAGACGGGTATGGAAAACTGGAAATTCCAGTAATAGTTAGTATAAGCGGAAATTCAGTATCTGAGTTTGTTGAGATAGCTGACAGACTTAATGATATCGATGGGGCAACCGCCATAGAACTAAATCTTTCCTGCCCGAACGTCGATTCAGAAGGGCTTTCTTTCGGGTCAAGCCCTGAGAGAATCGGCAATGTCGTATCTGAATGCAGCAAGACCAGCAAATACCCGCTGATCGCTAAACTCAGCCCTTTCCAATCTATAGATGCTTCCTTCGCCAGAAGTGCAGAAAAGGCAGGGGCATCGGCAATATCGCTGATAAATACTGTGCCAGCCATGAAGATTGACATAAACAGATTCAGATCTGCATTAGGTGCCCTATCCGGTGGAATGTCAGGGCCTGCGATCAAACCAATAGCGATTAAGATGATCTATGAAATCAGCAGAGAAGCAAACCTTCCTTTAATTGGAATGGGAGGTATCTCCTCAGGAGAAGATGCTGTTGAGTTCATTATGGCAGGTGCAGGCGCAATATCCATTGGAACCATGAACATGGTAAATCCGGGTCTGCCCAAATCCATCGTCGAGTTCATAGAGACCTTCATGAAAATCCATTCACTATCTGGAATACATGAGATCACTCAAAGATTTATCCAAAGAAACTCTTGA
- a CDS encoding dihydroorotate dehydrogenase electron transfer subunit, protein MNVVNEKCEVIRNERVSSDGHVLVLNSRDISRQTLPGQFVEIGCYGEDMILRRPFSVFDVSSESLSLFIKIIGKGTKWLSELNSGSIVDLIGPLGNGFTVSSNTRSLLIGGGCGIASLNLLSRRLFYSDCNTDTIFGFSKPEEIPREIIEGFQKRANRVLVTVDKGPYPIIGNVVDTLKEIDLENYDRFYCCGPTRMLKALEPFLYKREVEVSLEAHMACGIGVCYGCTINTKHGSKRVCLDGPVFKMEEVEWNEM, encoded by the coding sequence ATGAATGTTGTGAATGAAAAATGCGAAGTGATAAGAAACGAAAGGGTTAGTTCCGACGGGCATGTACTGGTTCTTAATTCTAGAGATATCTCCCGACAGACCCTCCCCGGACAGTTTGTTGAAATCGGTTGTTATGGAGAAGATATGATTTTGAGAAGACCATTTTCCGTCTTCGATGTCTCAAGTGAAAGCCTATCCCTATTCATAAAGATTATTGGAAAGGGGACAAAATGGTTGAGTGAACTCAATTCCGGATCTATTGTTGATCTCATAGGACCGCTGGGAAATGGATTCACCGTGTCTAGCAACACTAGATCGCTTCTGATTGGTGGGGGATGCGGAATTGCTTCACTGAATCTTCTTTCTCGAAGGCTATTTTATTCAGACTGTAACACGGACACTATTTTCGGTTTCTCAAAACCCGAGGAGATCCCTCGAGAAATCATCGAAGGATTTCAGAAGAGAGCAAACAGAGTTTTAGTTACCGTTGACAAAGGACCTTACCCCATCATCGGAAACGTTGTTGATACGTTGAAGGAAATTGATCTTGAAAACTACGACAGATTCTACTGTTGCGGCCCAACAAGAATGTTGAAGGCGCTTGAGCCCTTTCTCTACAAGAGAGAAGTTGAGGTATCTCTTGAAGCACATATGGCATGCGGCATCGGGGTCTGTTATGGCTGCACTATCAATACAAAACACGGTAGCAAGCGAGTCTGTCTAGATGGACCGGTTTTCAAAATGGAAGAGGTTGAATGGAATGAAATGTAA
- a CDS encoding dihydroorotase translates to MLLIRNSNLVDWRRSSRTTYDILIDDGVIKKIDTRIDCSDADIIEAKGLVAITGIVDPHVHLRQPGYEWKETLESGVLAATSGGVTSLCAMPNVMPCPDSVENYHYVRSFQNDTVIRVLQSCSINQNLSGRRNNWKELYEAGAIVFTNDGLPVDRNSDMAAVLWFSKETGVLVAEHPEIPEFDKSLGNTEHAVICRDVILNERIGGRLHLQHVSLASSIDFLKRAREKNIRFTIETCPHYFIETSEGLSDGFYEVYPPIRTADDLKAIRWAIISGLIDIIASDHAPHTLEEKTSEVPARGFSGVELLFPLSYTALVSEGLLSLQALTKILTFNSSNLLGINPACFEEGERADIILFDPNESWIVEESSMYSKGKNTPFLGKKLDAKVKYTIASGKIVYPFIGDSV, encoded by the coding sequence ATGCTTCTAATTAGAAATTCAAATCTCGTAGATTGGAGAAGATCCAGCAGGACAACCTATGACATTCTGATCGACGACGGTGTGATAAAGAAGATAGATACAAGAATTGACTGCAGCGATGCAGACATCATTGAAGCCAAAGGACTTGTTGCAATAACTGGAATAGTAGATCCCCACGTACACTTGAGACAACCGGGGTATGAGTGGAAAGAAACTCTGGAAAGCGGCGTCCTGGCAGCGACCTCCGGCGGTGTTACCTCACTGTGTGCCATGCCTAATGTAATGCCCTGCCCGGACTCAGTTGAAAACTATCATTATGTCAGGTCCTTTCAAAACGATACGGTTATAAGAGTTCTGCAGTCCTGTTCAATAAACCAAAACCTGTCAGGCAGGCGAAACAACTGGAAAGAGCTTTATGAAGCCGGCGCAATAGTATTCACCAATGACGGTCTTCCCGTAGATCGAAATAGCGACATGGCCGCTGTTCTATGGTTTTCAAAAGAAACAGGTGTCCTGGTAGCCGAACATCCCGAAATTCCGGAATTTGACAAAAGTTTGGGAAACACAGAGCATGCTGTCATTTGCAGGGATGTCATCCTTAACGAGAGGATCGGCGGTAGGCTTCATCTTCAGCACGTCAGCCTAGCCAGTTCAATTGATTTTCTCAAACGAGCAAGAGAAAAGAACATCAGATTCACAATAGAAACGTGTCCCCATTACTTCATAGAAACCAGCGAGGGGCTGTCCGACGGCTTTTATGAGGTCTATCCACCTATAAGAACAGCTGATGACTTAAAAGCGATCAGATGGGCAATAATCTCCGGTTTGATAGATATTATTGCTTCGGATCACGCCCCACACACATTAGAAGAAAAAACATCTGAAGTACCTGCTAGAGGCTTTTCGGGAGTAGAACTACTTTTTCCGCTCTCGTACACTGCCCTTGTCAGTGAAGGGCTTCTCTCTCTACAAGCATTGACTAAGATTCTTACATTTAATTCTTCGAATCTCTTGGGAATAAACCCCGCTTGTTTTGAAGAGGGAGAACGAGCCGACATCATCCTTTTTGATCCCAATGAGTCATGGATTGTCGAAGAGTCCTCTATGTATTCAAAAGGGAAGAATACTCCCTTCCTGGGGAAGAAACTAGATGCGAAGGTTAAGTATACCATAGCCTCTGGAAAAATAGTCTACCCCTTCATTGGAGATTCAGTATGA
- a CDS encoding hydantoinase/carbamoylase family amidase, protein MSGLEYLVSEEIDRVSKFTSTDEGVTRLPFTRENRLALEYLAKRLSEVGKRVYVDRMGNILTSSGRENRRNDKVVFCSHYDSVPSGGRYDGTAGVVFGILLLSLLGKAEGERIELCAFNCEESSLFGRASLGSVFFLKGEEALGDYETLIGEKVSLTELMEKADFQSFSQVEKPFVEEGTRFIEIHVDQSKELSKKALDLAFVEKIAGQRRLSFTFKGETNHSSLMNLSARRDSLLASTSAILKASELSKLMSSEEVVGTVTRLVNTPNVMNMIPGETETTVDIRGFSVRSLEEFKGSLTDYCRAVSEGAAIEFSSSELSAMDPATMDSAYFEYLQNSLTVKGLSSTRMNSIAWHDIAEVSKYFSSSLILLPNPTGVSHSPREAMDLTSFSKLLNAMLEIFGGSHASN, encoded by the coding sequence TTGAGCGGTCTCGAATATCTAGTATCGGAAGAAATAGATAGGGTATCGAAATTCACCTCGACAGATGAAGGAGTTACTCGTCTTCCCTTCACAAGGGAAAACAGACTTGCCCTTGAGTATCTGGCGAAAAGGTTGAGTGAAGTTGGAAAGAGAGTCTATGTCGATAGAATGGGAAACATCTTGACCTCCAGCGGGAGAGAAAATCGGAGAAATGACAAAGTAGTTTTCTGTTCTCACTATGATTCGGTTCCAAGTGGCGGCAGATATGACGGAACTGCGGGCGTTGTATTTGGAATCCTACTTCTGAGTCTTCTAGGAAAGGCCGAGGGCGAACGTATTGAATTATGCGCCTTCAACTGCGAAGAGTCCTCACTGTTCGGCCGGGCATCGTTGGGATCGGTGTTCTTCCTCAAGGGAGAAGAAGCTTTGGGGGACTATGAAACATTGATCGGGGAAAAAGTATCCCTGACTGAACTAATGGAAAAGGCGGATTTTCAGAGCTTTTCACAAGTTGAAAAGCCGTTTGTTGAAGAAGGAACAAGATTCATCGAAATACATGTGGATCAATCAAAAGAGTTATCAAAGAAAGCCTTGGATCTTGCATTTGTTGAGAAGATTGCCGGTCAAAGGAGACTCAGTTTCACTTTCAAAGGTGAGACCAATCATTCGAGCCTTATGAATCTCTCGGCAAGAAGAGACTCGCTTCTGGCTTCAACTTCTGCCATATTAAAGGCAAGCGAGTTGAGCAAGCTAATGTCTTCAGAGGAGGTCGTTGGGACCGTAACAAGGCTAGTTAATACTCCAAATGTAATGAATATGATTCCTGGAGAGACCGAGACTACCGTAGACATAAGAGGTTTCTCAGTTCGTTCTCTCGAAGAATTCAAAGGCTCTCTGACAGATTATTGTAGAGCCGTATCCGAAGGGGCTGCTATAGAATTCTCTTCGTCGGAGCTCTCCGCTATGGATCCCGCGACAATGGACAGCGCTTACTTCGAATACCTCCAAAACAGTTTGACAGTTAAGGGACTTTCTTCTACAAGAATGAATAGCATAGCCTGGCACGACATTGCGGAGGTTTCGAAGTATTTCTCATCTTCTCTTATCTTGCTGCCAAATCCTACGGGAGTAAGTCATTCACCAAGAGAGGCGATGGATCTAACTTCATTCTCCAAACTACTTAATGCGATGCTAGAAATCTTTGGAGGTTCACATGCTTCTAATTAG
- a CDS encoding ABC transporter permease: protein MKKKINSRLMSFLFLVAVLVVWKAVVTIFNTPTHILPPPEDILFKFIELVKNSVLQKNFLATLEEIAIGFSSGAVIGIVLGYVLAKVEILEKALSPYILIFQTAPKISLAPLFVLWFGLGILSKVVLIALVTLFPVMINMILGVRSTEKNYYNLMKVLKASRLQVMFKLELMNSMPYLMTGLRVALVLSITAAVIGEMMGSKAGLGFLLILGNEMYDITLLLTVIIVISLLSFFLDIGMKKLQEKLLFWHESAAK from the coding sequence TTGAAAAAGAAGATCAATTCAAGACTAATGAGCTTTTTATTTCTTGTGGCTGTATTGGTTGTGTGGAAAGCAGTGGTCACGATTTTCAATACTCCAACACATATCCTTCCTCCGCCTGAAGATATTCTCTTCAAGTTCATTGAGTTGGTCAAGAACTCCGTTTTGCAAAAGAACTTCTTGGCAACGCTCGAAGAGATAGCTATAGGCTTCAGTTCCGGAGCGGTGATTGGAATAGTACTTGGATACGTTCTTGCGAAGGTAGAGATTCTCGAGAAGGCGCTCTCCCCTTACATACTCATATTCCAGACTGCTCCAAAAATTTCTCTTGCCCCACTCTTTGTTTTATGGTTCGGGCTTGGAATATTGTCAAAAGTGGTTCTTATTGCTCTCGTTACTCTGTTCCCTGTGATGATAAACATGATACTCGGTGTAAGATCAACTGAAAAGAACTACTACAACCTGATGAAGGTTTTGAAGGCAAGTCGTCTTCAAGTTATGTTCAAACTTGAACTCATGAACTCGATGCCGTATCTGATGACTGGATTGCGTGTTGCCCTTGTGCTGTCGATTACGGCTGCAGTTATAGGAGAAATGATGGGTTCAAAGGCCGGGCTTGGATTTCTTCTGATTCTCGGGAACGAAATGTACGATATAACTTTACTGTTGACTGTAATCATTGTAATTAGTCTTCTCAGCTTCTTCCTGGATATTGGAATGAAGAAACTGCAGGAAAAACTGCTGTTCTGGCATGAATCGGCGGCAAAGTGA
- a CDS encoding ABC transporter substrate-binding protein: MKKAVLVFLLVLVSMFVFAQKVTLQIEGSAVPYYIPIYMGIELGYFEEEGLEVDYLFGSASDIIRNVAVGNVEFGFPNGEPVITARAQGIPVNVIHTTYQHGLGSTIFLKESGIETPQDLKGKKVAITGYGSPNYVQLQILLKKNGLSLNDIQLEIVGTEAIVPALVNKRVDAICFSMLRTFELRYQGIEVDEFKSDEFLPSFGNVVVTGDKILNENRDLAVRFTRALSRVMAYLSDPDNMKEATVVAIAKYAPTYIGREEYMADILSEIYAGYLWQSEDTEAFGFGFGNVERWQQTIDIMREYDLITTDVNAADFVVPRL; encoded by the coding sequence TTGAAGAAGGCAGTACTTGTGTTTTTATTGGTTCTAGTAAGCATGTTTGTTTTTGCCCAGAAAGTAACCCTGCAAATTGAGGGTTCCGCAGTTCCTTACTACATTCCCATCTACATGGGAATAGAGCTCGGTTATTTTGAAGAGGAAGGTCTTGAAGTAGACTATCTTTTTGGGAGCGCCTCAGACATCATAAGAAACGTAGCAGTTGGAAATGTTGAATTCGGGTTCCCCAATGGTGAACCTGTCATAACGGCAAGAGCTCAGGGAATACCTGTAAATGTTATTCATACTACCTACCAACACGGACTCGGCTCAACTATCTTCCTTAAGGAAAGCGGTATTGAAACACCCCAGGATCTCAAAGGGAAGAAAGTGGCAATAACAGGTTATGGAAGCCCCAATTATGTGCAGCTACAGATACTTCTGAAGAAGAACGGGCTTTCACTGAATGACATCCAGCTTGAGATTGTGGGAACCGAAGCTATCGTTCCGGCTCTCGTAAACAAGAGAGTAGATGCAATTTGCTTCTCGATGCTCAGAACTTTCGAACTAAGGTATCAGGGAATCGAAGTAGATGAATTCAAGTCAGACGAGTTCCTTCCTTCATTCGGAAACGTCGTGGTAACCGGAGACAAAATCCTGAATGAAAACAGGGATCTGGCTGTTAGGTTCACAAGGGCTTTGAGCAGAGTAATGGCCTATCTCTCAGATCCAGATAACATGAAGGAAGCCACTGTAGTGGCAATCGCGAAGTATGCGCCAACATATATTGGCAGAGAGGAATACATGGCCGACATACTTTCCGAGATCTATGCGGGTTACCTCTGGCAGAGCGAAGATACCGAAGCCTTTGGATTTGGATTTGGAAACGTTGAGAGATGGCAGCAGACTATTGACATAATGAGAGAGTACGATCTGATAACCACAGATGTCAACGCGGCCGATTTCGTAGTACCAAGACTGTAA
- a CDS encoding nucleoside phosphorylase: MNEGFRKPTASNPIENGKLPHLKLSIDSKVPKLFFLPGDPDRLKLFEEAADSFEYLSVNREFSTGIGTFGGKEFGVCSTGIGGGSSEIVMVELHSLGVERVVRVGGCGALREDIKCGDMIINSGAVRLGGSSKMYVRVEYPAVADPFMVVELAKSASKKGIRAHVGIGATVDSYYAGQGRCIEGFEIPGSSLPEELSSAGVINFDMETETIFTLASLMGMKAANILAVHGNRKTDEWLIDYRSAQLCAIETALETDFLTL; this comes from the coding sequence ATGAATGAAGGATTCAGAAAACCAACAGCGAGCAATCCCATCGAAAACGGTAAACTTCCGCATCTGAAGTTGAGCATAGATTCAAAGGTTCCGAAGCTGTTCTTCCTTCCAGGTGATCCAGACCGACTAAAGCTCTTCGAAGAAGCGGCAGATTCCTTTGAATATCTGTCCGTCAATCGAGAATTCTCAACAGGAATCGGCACTTTCGGAGGGAAGGAGTTTGGCGTTTGTTCAACCGGAATTGGAGGTGGTTCATCGGAAATAGTTATGGTGGAACTTCACTCGCTTGGTGTAGAAAGAGTTGTCAGAGTGGGAGGTTGTGGAGCGCTTAGAGAGGACATTAAGTGCGGAGATATGATAATCAACTCCGGCGCAGTAAGACTAGGCGGAAGTTCCAAAATGTATGTCAGAGTAGAATACCCGGCCGTTGCTGATCCATTTATGGTCGTAGAACTGGCCAAAAGCGCTTCGAAAAAGGGGATCAGGGCTCACGTAGGTATAGGCGCTACTGTTGACTCTTATTATGCCGGACAGGGTCGGTGTATTGAAGGTTTTGAAATCCCTGGTTCCAGTTTGCCTGAAGAACTCTCATCAGCCGGCGTTATCAATTTCGATATGGAAACCGAGACGATCTTTACTCTGGCAAGCCTTATGGGAATGAAGGCAGCAAATATCCTGGCAGTTCATGGAAACAGAAAGACAGATGAATGGCTTATTGATTACAGGTCAGCTCAGCTTTGTGCAATAGAAACTGCACTTGAAACAGACTTTTTAACACTCTGA
- a CDS encoding ABC transporter permease: protein MNRKVLIAIISILFLVLFLGFWKGYIIIRDVPGFILPPPEAVGQRFISLVADGTFIREGWVTLYTILIGFSVGSILGFAAGYFSAKSRTFEEVISPYVMLIQATPKVSLIPLFVIWFGLGMPSKLLLIVLSAFFPVMINTILGLRSVPEDYENLMTILGASERQATLKMRLPMATPLIMAGLKIAMVQSIIGAIVSEWMAGDRGFGYLLVYGSSLYDANLLMASIIATTFLGLILYWSIELIEKKLLFWHESKLAFTEGT, encoded by the coding sequence ATGAACAGGAAAGTCTTGATAGCAATAATCTCGATTCTTTTCCTGGTTCTCTTCCTGGGTTTTTGGAAGGGATACATAATCATCAGAGATGTTCCGGGATTTATCCTTCCACCTCCAGAGGCTGTAGGACAGAGGTTTATCTCTCTTGTTGCAGACGGCACTTTCATTAGAGAAGGCTGGGTAACCCTGTATACGATACTGATTGGCTTCTCCGTTGGATCTATTCTGGGCTTCGCGGCCGGATACTTCTCAGCGAAATCAAGAACCTTTGAAGAAGTAATCTCACCATATGTCATGCTTATTCAGGCCACACCAAAAGTATCTCTCATTCCTCTCTTTGTTATTTGGTTCGGACTCGGGATGCCGTCAAAGCTATTGCTCATAGTTCTTTCAGCTTTCTTTCCGGTGATGATAAACACAATCTTGGGACTTAGATCTGTCCCGGAGGACTACGAGAACTTAATGACAATTCTCGGAGCATCGGAACGCCAGGCAACTCTCAAGATGAGACTCCCGATGGCCACTCCCTTAATCATGGCAGGACTCAAGATCGCGATGGTGCAATCAATAATAGGAGCAATAGTCTCAGAATGGATGGCTGGAGACAGAGGCTTCGGTTATCTGCTCGTTTACGGCAGTTCTCTGTATGACGCAAATCTTCTGATGGCGTCAATAATTGCTACCACTTTCCTGGGATTAATTCTCTACTGGAGCATTGAGCTTATAGAAAAGAAACTCTTGTTCTGGCATGAGTCGAAATTGGCTTTCACGGAGGGAACGTGA
- a CDS encoding ABC transporter ATP-binding protein has translation MSEQVVIVSNVGRVFSSGTKKDRKEFVALDDVSFTVNRGEFVSLLGPSGCGKSTLLKIVSGLLKASSGTVEITEKENRKTPPFGFVFQDSVLLPWRTAIENALFPFEIMGNKEKADESNVRNLFKLAKLLGFENSYPRQLSGGMRQRVAIVRALSYNPPILLMDEPFGALDAITRDNLNNVLLEIWESTRKTVIFVTHSISEAVYLSDRIIVMGTKPGRVVADMKVELPRPRNEDSKLTPEFYSYVKELREMLK, from the coding sequence ATGAGTGAACAGGTGGTAATTGTAAGTAACGTTGGAAGGGTCTTCTCGAGCGGGACAAAAAAGGACAGAAAGGAATTTGTTGCACTGGATGATGTTTCATTTACAGTCAACAGAGGTGAGTTCGTCTCACTGCTGGGACCCTCGGGCTGTGGAAAATCAACACTGCTAAAGATTGTCTCGGGACTTCTTAAGGCAAGTTCTGGAACGGTGGAGATTACGGAGAAAGAAAATCGTAAGACCCCTCCCTTTGGGTTCGTATTCCAGGATTCCGTTCTTTTGCCCTGGAGAACAGCAATAGAAAACGCTCTCTTTCCATTCGAAATCATGGGTAACAAGGAGAAAGCAGATGAAAGCAATGTCAGGAATCTTTTCAAACTCGCGAAGCTTCTGGGTTTTGAAAATTCCTACCCAAGACAGCTTTCAGGTGGAATGAGACAGCGTGTGGCTATTGTGAGAGCCCTGTCCTACAATCCTCCAATACTACTTATGGACGAACCTTTTGGAGCTCTTGACGCAATAACCAGAGACAATCTGAACAACGTTCTCCTCGAAATATGGGAATCGACCAGAAAGACAGTGATCTTTGTGACTCACAGTATTAGCGAAGCAGTGTATCTTTCAGACAGGATAATCGTCATGGGTACGAAGCCCGGCAGAGTTGTCGCGGATATGAAGGTTGAATTGCCTAGACCGCGAAATGAAGATTCAAAACTTACTCCGGAATTTTACTCCTACGTCAAAGAGCTAAGGGAGATGCTCAAATAA